A window from Nakamurella flava encodes these proteins:
- a CDS encoding tRNA adenosine deaminase-associated protein, with the protein MSAASTSVPGQSEDEGESGGFGIAVTREESTWKCAVLAPELLDDLDAVLTALRRVAASGPVFGMLSIDDEFFVLVRPIPGGAGLLLSDATAGLDYDIAADVLDLLHVPVPEEDDIDDDEPWPEGDLALLADLGMSEQEMQIVVDDVDLYPDEALAMIAQRCGFGSEFAAALEKV; encoded by the coding sequence GTGAGCGCTGCGAGTACGTCGGTCCCGGGCCAATCGGAGGACGAGGGCGAATCCGGTGGTTTCGGTATCGCGGTGACCCGTGAGGAGAGCACCTGGAAGTGCGCCGTCCTCGCGCCCGAGCTGCTGGACGACCTCGACGCGGTGCTGACCGCGCTGCGCCGGGTCGCGGCGTCGGGCCCGGTGTTCGGGATGCTGTCGATCGACGACGAGTTCTTCGTCCTCGTCCGGCCGATCCCCGGCGGCGCCGGCCTGTTGCTGTCGGATGCGACCGCGGGCCTGGATTACGACATCGCGGCGGACGTGCTGGACCTGCTGCACGTGCCGGTCCCCGAAGAGGACGACATCGACGACGACGAGCCCTGGCCGGAGGGCGATCTGGCCCTGCTGGCCGATCTGGGGATGTCCGAGCAGGAGATGCAGATCGTCGTCGACGACGTCGACCTTTACCCGGACGAGGCGCTGGCCATGATCGCGCAGCGCTGCGGCTTCGGCTCCGAGTTCGCGGCGGCGCTGGAGAAGGTCTGA
- a CDS encoding VOC family protein: MDTSSDRSFPPAGAGATLNPFVVVDGAAALVDFVVAVFGGTEVAQARTSMSDGRLIHAEVTVGTAHLLLADRLAGWPAHPALLQIWVTDVAAVLTAAVAHGARVVTPATPFYGETTLGRMADPWGNLWWLYAPAPGQADPRPVWEGGDDTVFRTLDVEMRGRQSLSAG, encoded by the coding sequence ATGGACACGTCATCGGATCGCTCCTTCCCGCCGGCCGGCGCCGGTGCCACGCTCAACCCCTTCGTGGTGGTCGACGGCGCCGCCGCCCTCGTCGACTTCGTCGTCGCGGTGTTCGGCGGGACGGAGGTCGCCCAGGCCCGCACCTCGATGTCGGACGGTCGGCTCATCCATGCGGAGGTCACCGTCGGCACCGCCCACCTGCTGCTGGCCGACCGGCTGGCCGGCTGGCCGGCGCATCCGGCCCTGCTGCAGATCTGGGTGACCGACGTGGCGGCGGTCCTGACGGCCGCGGTGGCCCACGGTGCCCGGGTGGTCACCCCGGCGACCCCGTTCTACGGCGAGACCACCCTGGGCCGGATGGCCGACCCGTGGGGCAACCTGTGGTGGCTGTACGCGCCGGCGCCCGGTCAGGCCGACCCGCGGCCGGTCTGGGAGGGCGGTGACGACACCGTCTTTCGCACGCTCGACGTCGAGATGCGCGGGCGTCAGTCGTTGTCGGCCGGGTAG
- a CDS encoding nucleoside deaminase gives MRLALDVAARVARESGDVPIGAVVYRPDPAAADGVRMLGIAGNAREATGDPTAHAEVLALRQAAAQVGDWNLAGCTLVVTVEPCTMCAGALVLARIARLVFGCWEPKTGAVGSLWDVVRDARLTHRPEVRGGVCEDECAALVREFFRTRR, from the coding sequence ATGCGGTTGGCGCTGGACGTCGCCGCCCGGGTCGCCCGGGAGTCGGGCGACGTCCCCATCGGCGCCGTCGTCTACCGCCCTGACCCGGCCGCCGCCGACGGGGTCCGCATGCTCGGTATCGCCGGGAACGCGCGGGAGGCCACCGGCGACCCGACCGCCCACGCCGAGGTGCTCGCGCTCCGGCAGGCCGCCGCGCAGGTCGGCGACTGGAACCTGGCCGGCTGCACCCTGGTCGTCACCGTCGAGCCCTGCACCATGTGCGCCGGGGCCCTGGTCCTGGCCCGCATCGCCCGGCTCGTCTTCGGCTGCTGGGAACCGAAGACCGGCGCCGTCGGGTCGCTCTGGGACGTCGTCCGCGACGCCCGCCTCACCCACCGCCCGGAGGTCCGGGGCGGGGTCTGTGAGGACGAGTGCGCTGCACTCGTGCGGGAGTTCTTCCGAACCCGTCGCTGA
- a CDS encoding prephenate dehydrogenase, which produces MRQDALPPAFVVGLGLIGGSLVRALAPHTDVRGWSPGEATRTAAAADGFAVVDDLRAGLERAATDDALVVVATPVPAFPAVLAAVDETAPTVRLTDVASVKGLIADQVESLAPRARYVGAHPMAGTAHSGWAAGSADLFRDAAWVTCLTEDSDPDVWAAVAALGLQVGSRVVPTEAPAHDRAVARISHLPHLLALALAQAGAAGGDLALSLAASSFADGTRVAGTRPELIRAMCENNRDALLDAVDDALGLLGVARGSLASTGSLVKITESGHAARTAFEQRGSGLEDVTLSGDDLVDQLLAVGAAGGYVTGLRATDDGWSVAARYPADND; this is translated from the coding sequence ATGCGGCAGGACGCGCTGCCTCCGGCATTCGTCGTCGGGTTGGGTCTGATCGGCGGGTCGCTGGTACGGGCCCTGGCCCCGCACACCGATGTGCGGGGGTGGTCGCCGGGGGAGGCGACGCGGACCGCCGCCGCGGCCGACGGTTTCGCGGTGGTCGACGATCTCCGGGCCGGGCTGGAACGGGCGGCCACCGACGACGCCCTGGTGGTCGTCGCCACCCCGGTACCGGCGTTCCCCGCCGTGCTGGCCGCCGTCGACGAGACCGCCCCCACCGTCCGCCTCACCGACGTCGCCAGCGTCAAAGGCCTCATCGCGGACCAGGTGGAAAGCCTCGCACCCCGCGCCCGGTACGTCGGCGCGCACCCGATGGCCGGCACCGCGCATTCCGGTTGGGCCGCCGGGTCGGCCGACCTGTTCCGGGACGCCGCCTGGGTCACCTGCCTGACCGAGGACAGCGACCCGGACGTCTGGGCCGCCGTCGCCGCCCTCGGCCTGCAGGTCGGCAGCCGGGTCGTCCCCACCGAGGCGCCCGCCCACGACCGGGCCGTCGCCCGCATCTCGCACCTGCCCCACCTACTGGCCCTGGCGCTCGCCCAGGCCGGCGCCGCGGGCGGCGACCTGGCCCTGTCCCTGGCGGCGTCGTCGTTCGCCGACGGCACCCGGGTGGCCGGCACCCGGCCCGAACTGATCCGGGCCATGTGCGAGAACAACCGCGACGCCCTGCTGGACGCCGTCGACGACGCCCTCGGCCTGCTCGGGGTGGCCCGCGGCTCGCTGGCCTCCACCGGCAGCCTGGTCAAGATCACCGAGTCCGGGCACGCCGCCCGCACGGCCTTCGAACAGCGCGGTTCCGGGCTCGAGGACGTGACCCTCAGCGGAGACGACCTCGTCGACCAGCTGCTCGCCGTCGGTGCCGCCGGCGGCTACGTCACCGGGCTGCGCGCCACCGACGACGGCTGGTCGGTCGCCGCCCGCTACCCGGCCGACAACGACTGA
- a CDS encoding putative glycolipid-binding domain-containing protein has protein sequence MTRDLTAARPPGRAPAPTGTGTMHRRVTVVDGGVRFLAWTSADGLRSETARIVTTPRGLRASGTVLTLGDRPCSTSYALLCDATGRTRRLSVRAESASLERAVALTRAPGAPWLDGTGRPPPHSGLDDVIDIELSSSVLTASLLIRRLGLHRPDAPAEPLHLTVARIATPHLEVGTMWRRIRVIDHADDRGVLSIDGPDGSSRITVDDDGFAVDVDPQDTGTGNPDGVSNAE, from the coding sequence ATGACGCGCGACCTGACCGCCGCCCGACCACCGGGCCGGGCGCCGGCCCCGACGGGAACCGGGACCATGCACCGACGGGTGACCGTCGTCGACGGCGGCGTTCGCTTCCTGGCCTGGACGTCCGCGGACGGCCTGCGCAGCGAGACCGCCCGCATCGTCACCACCCCCCGGGGCCTGCGGGCCAGTGGCACCGTGCTGACCCTCGGTGACCGGCCCTGCTCGACGTCCTACGCCCTGCTGTGCGACGCGACCGGACGGACCCGGCGCCTGTCCGTGCGGGCCGAATCGGCCAGCCTGGAACGCGCGGTCGCGCTCACCCGGGCGCCCGGCGCTCCGTGGCTCGACGGGACCGGCCGTCCCCCACCGCATTCCGGCCTCGACGACGTCATCGACATCGAGCTGTCGTCGTCCGTGCTGACCGCGAGCCTGCTGATCCGCCGGCTGGGACTGCATCGACCGGACGCCCCGGCCGAGCCGCTCCACCTCACCGTGGCCCGGATCGCCACCCCCCACCTCGAGGTGGGGACGATGTGGCGCCGAATCCGCGTCATCGACCACGCCGACGACCGGGGAGTGCTGTCCATCGACGGCCCCGACGGCAGCAGCCGGATCACCGTGGACGACGACGGTTTCGCCGTCGACGTCGACCCGCAGGACACCGGGACCGGGAACCCGGACGGGGTGTCGAACGCTGAGTAG
- a CDS encoding class I SAM-dependent methyltransferase, translated as MQLDPALYGDGLADIYDLIYPVTPDVDAAAAFVADRTPPAGTVLEFGIGTGRIALALAERGIKVHGVDASPRMLEQLAAKTADLPIMTTLGDFTDVDCGGTHDTVLIALNTLFMVPSQDLQIEVLRNARRHLSDDGALIVELYEPTRFHSLPGGTDTMIQHLDRESLLLCSVQVDRVNQIAAIGQAYLRSGELRKTPEISRYAFPAEVDLMARCAGLRLTERWEDWDGHRFEHRSVRHISVYRPDDTTD; from the coding sequence ATGCAACTCGACCCCGCGCTGTACGGCGACGGTCTCGCCGACATCTATGACCTCATCTACCCGGTCACGCCGGACGTGGACGCCGCGGCCGCGTTCGTCGCCGACCGCACGCCGCCGGCCGGGACCGTCCTCGAATTCGGCATCGGCACCGGGCGGATCGCCCTGGCTCTGGCCGAGCGGGGTATCAAGGTGCACGGGGTCGACGCCTCGCCGCGCATGCTGGAGCAGCTGGCCGCCAAGACCGCCGACCTGCCGATCATGACGACCCTCGGCGACTTCACCGACGTCGACTGCGGCGGCACCCATGACACCGTGCTGATCGCGTTGAACACCCTGTTCATGGTGCCGAGCCAGGACCTGCAGATCGAGGTGCTCCGCAACGCCCGACGGCACCTGAGCGACGACGGTGCGCTGATCGTCGAGCTGTACGAGCCGACCCGGTTCCACTCCCTGCCCGGCGGCACTGACACCATGATCCAGCACCTGGATCGCGAGTCGCTGCTGCTGTGCAGCGTGCAGGTCGACCGGGTGAACCAGATCGCGGCGATCGGACAGGCCTATCTGCGGTCCGGCGAGCTGCGCAAGACCCCGGAGATCAGCCGCTACGCGTTCCCGGCCGAGGTCGATCTGATGGCGCGGTGCGCCGGCCTGCGGCTGACCGAACGATGGGAGGACTGGGACGGGCACCGCTTCGAACACCGCTCCGTCCGGCACATCTCGGTCTACCGGCCCGACGACACGACGGACTGA
- a CDS encoding flavoprotein has product MIAGDVGTDGPDLGVDRLLLVATGSVATGDLPFWATWLRTYRPELTVDIVLTRGAHRFVRPAALHGRVTGRVLDDTWPESETTARHVDFLEWAQAILIFPATFHYTARLALGLADSPSLLAAQCATVPVVLAPALPPGGTDSEAYRSHVRTLSARRTTRVVPPRPGVSTTTGRPDSWAPALVPDCLIEIARLRSELTGSPDATDRTRYPRSA; this is encoded by the coding sequence GTGATCGCCGGTGACGTCGGGACCGACGGACCGGACCTGGGTGTCGACCGCCTGCTGTTGGTGGCGACCGGGTCCGTCGCCACCGGGGACCTCCCGTTCTGGGCCACGTGGCTGCGAACATACCGCCCCGAGCTGACGGTCGACATCGTGCTCACCCGCGGGGCCCACCGGTTCGTGCGACCGGCCGCCCTGCACGGCCGAGTCACCGGCCGGGTGCTCGACGACACCTGGCCGGAGAGCGAGACCACCGCCCGGCACGTCGATTTCCTCGAGTGGGCGCAGGCCATCCTGATCTTCCCGGCGACGTTCCACTACACGGCCCGGCTGGCTCTCGGCCTGGCCGACTCACCCTCGCTGCTGGCCGCCCAGTGCGCCACCGTCCCGGTCGTGCTCGCGCCCGCGCTGCCCCCCGGCGGCACGGACAGCGAGGCCTACCGGTCGCACGTGCGGACGCTGTCCGCCCGGCGCACCACCCGGGTCGTCCCGCCGCGCCCGGGCGTCAGCACCACCACCGGCCGGCCCGACTCGTGGGCGCCGGCCCTGGTGCCCGACTGCCTGATCGAGATCGCCCGGCTCCGCAGTGAACTCACCGGCAGCCCGGATGCGACCGATCGGACCCGCTACCCGCGGAGCGCGTGA
- a CDS encoding TetR/AcrR family transcriptional regulator, with translation MARWEPGAAGRLRKAAVELFAEQGMEETTVADIAARAGVTERTFFRHFADKREVLFSPQDDFAAVFIEPMRQAPAGATPLQVVRAGLQGSTSFFPTERRPGSRVRAGVIAAHPALRERELLKMDDLAERMAATLRDRGVGEPAATLAARSGTAVFSAAFGAWLADGETRELAELLDEGLAELSALR, from the coding sequence ATGGCGAGATGGGAACCCGGGGCGGCCGGTCGACTGCGGAAGGCCGCCGTCGAGCTGTTCGCCGAGCAGGGCATGGAGGAGACCACGGTCGCCGACATCGCCGCGCGGGCCGGCGTCACCGAGCGGACGTTCTTCCGCCACTTCGCCGACAAGCGCGAGGTGCTCTTCAGTCCCCAGGACGACTTCGCTGCCGTCTTCATCGAGCCCATGCGGCAGGCCCCCGCGGGAGCAACTCCCCTGCAGGTGGTCAGGGCCGGGCTGCAGGGCAGTACGTCGTTCTTCCCCACCGAACGCCGGCCGGGTTCCCGCGTCCGGGCCGGCGTCATCGCCGCTCACCCGGCGCTGCGCGAGCGCGAGTTGCTGAAGATGGACGACCTGGCCGAGCGCATGGCGGCGACGCTGCGGGACCGCGGGGTCGGGGAGCCGGCTGCGACATTGGCCGCCCGTTCCGGCACGGCGGTGTTCTCCGCCGCGTTCGGGGCTTGGCTCGCCGACGGCGAGACCCGTGAGCTCGCTGAGCTTCTCGACGAAGGCCTGGCCGAGCTCAGCGCCCTGCGCTAG
- a CDS encoding M16 family metallopeptidase, with protein MTTSSPVRYRLANGLRVVLDPDHRRGRVAVGLTVGVGFRHERPGQEGLAHLVEHLFFEGSAAVPAGAFRAPVHRVGGLVNGTTHPDYTEFHQVAPPSALEGLLFADADRLRAPVVTAATLTDQLTVVVDEIRQATGDHRYGGLPWPRLPPVLFDDFADAHDGYGDPRQLLRTSVSDCRAFLREHYTAANTVLTVSGAFDPAETRRVIDGFFGELPGRPPAPAPAPAGPRRTADQWRYDTGPLGPIPGVAAAGLVLPDRTVTGQDIAHYAATLTVCRALGHRHPDRSTGLGFFGPLDVSGPEVLVVTGPLSRGDTGPRWLRTVRTTLSDWSADGIPDEARQAAARAARDDLLGAADDLTERTRALGRTELLFDRPTLVDELPAAVAAVSRSDFAAAAAALAAAPAGGIELRPASAARPIPTVVTSPTPARPRPADPPGFPAAPADTGFQVPTRTLTDDNGLRVVLLPGAARPDRDAPVHLAARWPWGETGWARPGAVDETIAHLRSVLPATVQAGTDGQWLTLSAAGPVTDVPGWLEAIGSALRCESGSRPGATGVVPLPRSPSWLADDMQRVLTLGSGPVEPAAAVDPGDVLAGLGAGSVVLTGPTGSNLPAGWFAALLALRRPPHAPAAGGPRWAPGPPGIHPVPVPGADRVHVALTAWIGPHHGPRTGTDEAAAYLATAIFGSWFDSRLVRRGRTNGWTPLFGRDVLLDRPRVFLRTEVDPTQVRTVLSDLAGECRALSDDPFSADEITRARQFCRGQLRSVADSPAGLAAAVVGGLAAGRPVPWLEELDAGLATVPADEIRDRAAELFRFERFGGVVLGAVAADRAVKSVR; from the coding sequence ATGACCACGTCCTCACCCGTGCGGTACCGGTTGGCCAACGGGCTGCGGGTCGTCCTGGACCCCGACCACCGGCGTGGCCGGGTGGCCGTCGGCCTCACCGTCGGGGTGGGCTTCCGCCACGAGCGCCCCGGCCAGGAGGGCCTGGCCCATCTGGTGGAGCACCTGTTCTTCGAGGGCTCCGCCGCGGTGCCGGCCGGGGCGTTCCGCGCCCCGGTCCATCGGGTCGGCGGACTGGTCAACGGCACCACCCACCCGGACTACACCGAGTTCCACCAGGTCGCCCCGCCGTCCGCGCTCGAGGGCCTGCTGTTCGCCGACGCCGACCGCCTGCGGGCCCCGGTCGTCACCGCCGCCACGCTGACCGACCAACTGACCGTCGTCGTCGACGAGATCCGGCAGGCCACCGGCGACCACCGGTACGGCGGGTTGCCGTGGCCGCGGCTCCCGCCGGTGCTGTTCGACGACTTCGCCGACGCCCACGACGGCTACGGCGACCCCCGACAACTGTTGCGCACCAGCGTGTCCGACTGCCGGGCGTTCCTGCGGGAGCACTACACCGCGGCGAACACGGTGCTCACCGTCTCCGGCGCCTTCGACCCGGCCGAGACCCGGAGGGTGATCGACGGGTTCTTCGGTGAGCTGCCGGGCCGACCGCCCGCGCCGGCGCCCGCACCCGCGGGGCCGCGCCGAACCGCCGACCAGTGGCGGTACGACACCGGCCCGCTCGGCCCGATACCCGGTGTGGCCGCCGCCGGACTCGTCCTCCCCGATCGCACCGTCACGGGTCAGGACATCGCCCACTACGCGGCCACTCTCACCGTTTGCCGGGCCCTCGGACACCGTCATCCCGACCGGTCGACCGGCCTGGGTTTCTTCGGCCCGCTCGACGTCAGTGGCCCCGAGGTCCTCGTGGTCACCGGCCCACTGTCGAGGGGGGACACCGGACCCCGCTGGTTGCGGACCGTCCGGACGACCCTCTCCGACTGGTCGGCCGATGGCATTCCCGACGAGGCCCGGCAGGCTGCCGCCCGTGCCGCCCGGGACGACCTGCTCGGCGCGGCCGACGATCTCACCGAACGCACCCGGGCCCTGGGGCGGACTGAGCTGCTGTTCGACCGGCCCACCCTGGTGGATGAGCTGCCCGCCGCGGTGGCCGCGGTGTCCCGGTCCGACTTCGCCGCCGCCGCCGCTGCTCTCGCCGCGGCCCCGGCCGGCGGGATCGAGCTGCGCCCCGCCTCCGCGGCCCGACCCATCCCGACCGTCGTCACCAGCCCCACCCCTGCGCGGCCACGCCCGGCCGACCCGCCGGGGTTTCCAGCGGCGCCCGCCGACACCGGCTTCCAGGTGCCGACCCGGACCCTGACCGACGACAACGGGCTGCGGGTCGTCCTGCTACCGGGTGCGGCTCGACCCGACCGGGACGCCCCCGTCCACCTGGCCGCGCGGTGGCCGTGGGGGGAGACCGGCTGGGCCCGGCCCGGCGCGGTCGACGAGACCATCGCCCACCTGCGTTCCGTCCTGCCGGCCACGGTGCAGGCCGGTACCGACGGGCAGTGGCTGACCCTCTCCGCCGCCGGACCCGTCACCGACGTCCCCGGCTGGTTGGAAGCCATCGGCTCCGCCCTGCGCTGCGAGTCGGGCTCCCGGCCGGGTGCGACCGGTGTCGTCCCGTTGCCCCGATCACCGTCCTGGTTGGCCGACGACATGCAACGGGTGCTGACCCTCGGGTCCGGACCGGTGGAGCCGGCCGCCGCCGTCGACCCGGGTGACGTCCTGGCCGGGCTGGGTGCCGGATCTGTGGTGCTGACCGGCCCGACCGGCTCCAACCTGCCCGCCGGGTGGTTCGCAGCACTGCTCGCTCTCCGGCGGCCGCCGCACGCGCCCGCCGCAGGCGGCCCCCGGTGGGCGCCGGGCCCGCCCGGCATCCACCCGGTCCCGGTCCCCGGCGCCGACCGGGTCCACGTGGCGTTGACCGCCTGGATCGGCCCGCACCATGGTCCGCGGACCGGCACGGACGAAGCGGCCGCCTACCTGGCGACCGCGATCTTCGGCAGCTGGTTCGACTCCCGACTGGTCCGCCGTGGCCGGACGAACGGGTGGACCCCACTGTTCGGCCGGGACGTCCTGCTCGATCGGCCCCGGGTGTTCCTGCGGACCGAGGTCGACCCCACCCAGGTCCGCACGGTGCTGTCCGACCTGGCCGGCGAATGCCGGGCGCTGTCCGACGACCCGTTCTCCGCCGACGAGATCACCCGAGCCCGGCAGTTCTGCCGCGGGCAGCTGCGGTCGGTGGCCGACTCCCCGGCCGGGCTGGCCGCTGCCGTCGTCGGTGGGCTGGCCGCCGGGCGGCCGGTGCCCTGGCTGGAGGAGCTGGACGCCGGGTTGGCCACCGTGCCGGCCGACGAGATCCGCGACCGCGCGGCCGAGCTGTTCCGGTTCGAACGGTTCGGCGGGGTGGTGCTGGGCGCCGTCGCCGCGGATAGGGCGGTGAAGTCGGTGCGATAG
- a CDS encoding SDR family oxidoreductase: protein MHYFVTGASGWIGSAVTRELLAAGHQVTGLARSDQSAATVRALGAGVVRGGLTDLAVLQAAAGDADGVIHLGFIHDFADFATSIAVDRSAIETFGATLQGTGKVLAIASGIAGLADGRPATEDDTDEGRHPRLANAEYLLSLEDHGIAPVVLRFAPSVHSTAGDHGFIRTIAQIARDRGVSGYIGDGTSQWAAVHREDAARLVRMAVEEPGPASVAHAVAEEGISARSIAEALAVRLHLPTASIDPADAAAHFGWMGMFFGQDFRATSTLTRQRYGWVPTGPTLLVDIAAGGYDVPVAA, encoded by the coding sequence ATGCACTATTTCGTTACCGGAGCGTCCGGATGGATCGGTTCCGCGGTCACCCGCGAGTTGCTCGCCGCCGGCCATCAGGTCACCGGGCTGGCCCGTTCCGACCAGTCCGCCGCCACCGTTCGCGCTCTCGGGGCGGGCGTCGTCCGCGGCGGTCTGACCGACCTCGCCGTTCTGCAGGCGGCCGCGGGAGACGCCGACGGAGTGATCCATCTCGGGTTCATTCACGACTTCGCCGATTTCGCAACGTCCATCGCGGTCGACCGCTCGGCCATCGAGACGTTCGGCGCCACCCTGCAGGGCACCGGCAAGGTCCTCGCCATCGCTTCCGGCATCGCCGGCCTCGCCGACGGCCGCCCGGCCACCGAGGACGACACCGACGAAGGGCGACACCCGCGCCTGGCGAACGCGGAGTACCTGCTCTCGCTCGAGGACCACGGCATCGCTCCGGTGGTGCTGCGATTCGCCCCCAGCGTCCACAGCACCGCCGGCGACCACGGGTTTATCCGAACGATCGCCCAGATCGCCCGGGACCGCGGCGTCAGCGGGTACATCGGCGACGGCACCTCGCAGTGGGCTGCGGTGCACCGAGAGGACGCCGCCCGGCTCGTCCGGATGGCCGTCGAGGAGCCCGGCCCGGCGTCCGTCGCGCACGCGGTCGCCGAGGAGGGCATCTCGGCCCGGAGCATCGCCGAGGCCTTGGCCGTGCGCCTGCATCTGCCGACCGCATCGATCGATCCCGCCGATGCCGCCGCGCATTTCGGCTGGATGGGCATGTTCTTCGGTCAGGACTTCCGGGCCACCAGCACCTTGACCCGTCAGCGGTACGGCTGGGTCCCGACCGGACCGACCCTGCTCGTCGACATCGCCGCCGGCGGCTACGACGTGCCCGTGGCGGCCTGA
- a CDS encoding LLM class flavin-dependent oxidoreductase → MSDISILAPVAPLRAEQLLPYAALVQWTAARRLWQGQTLAVDPAVSFAAVAGGGFRVPCATGVTLMPMRHPVEAALQARTLAAVTGHPYVAGFGPGARSFQQSVLGRPYVSQLTATREYLTTVRSVLDGGGGPGRGDYVHCDTGLAPLPAPPVEVGVGVLRSGMAGLAGEVADVAITWLAPAAHLRDTLLPALRAGAARAGRPAPRVAAMVPIAIRRADRDLATIVLASNSAHLRLPHYVDMLGRAGIPIDPTDPAGSARRLVDGDGFLFDDLDGLVKKVRAYVDAGVDEVVLNVSGVCQTEGAGAALRELETLVREVAP, encoded by the coding sequence ATGTCCGACATCTCGATCCTGGCCCCGGTGGCCCCCCTGCGGGCCGAACAGCTCCTGCCGTACGCGGCCCTGGTGCAGTGGACCGCCGCGCGACGGCTGTGGCAGGGCCAGACCCTGGCGGTCGACCCGGCCGTCAGCTTCGCGGCCGTCGCCGGGGGCGGTTTCCGGGTGCCGTGCGCGACCGGGGTGACGCTGATGCCGATGCGGCACCCGGTGGAGGCGGCACTGCAGGCCCGCACCCTGGCCGCCGTCACCGGGCACCCGTACGTCGCCGGTTTCGGGCCGGGCGCCCGCTCGTTCCAGCAATCCGTGCTCGGGCGCCCCTACGTCAGCCAGCTGACCGCCACCCGGGAGTACCTCACGACGGTCCGCTCGGTGCTCGACGGGGGCGGCGGGCCGGGCAGGGGCGACTACGTCCACTGCGACACGGGACTGGCCCCGCTCCCCGCACCGCCGGTGGAGGTCGGGGTCGGGGTGCTGCGGTCCGGGATGGCCGGACTGGCCGGCGAGGTGGCCGACGTCGCCATCACCTGGCTGGCCCCGGCCGCGCACCTGCGGGACACGCTGCTCCCGGCGCTGCGGGCCGGGGCCGCTCGCGCCGGCCGCCCCGCTCCCCGGGTCGCCGCCATGGTGCCGATCGCGATCCGGCGAGCCGACCGGGACCTGGCCACCATCGTGCTGGCCAGCAATTCCGCGCACCTGCGGCTCCCGCACTACGTCGACATGCTGGGCCGGGCCGGCATTCCCATCGACCCGACCGACCCGGCCGGTTCGGCCCGCCGGCTGGTCGACGGCGACGGATTTCTGTTCGACGACCTGGACGGGCTGGTCAAGAAGGTCCGCGCCTACGTCGACGCCGGGGTCGACGAGGTCGTGCTCAACGTCAGCGGCGTCTGCCAGACCGAGGGCGCCGGTGCGGCGCTGCGGGAACTGGAGACCCTGGTGCGGGAGGTGGCCCCGTGA